The Kineothrix sp. MB12-C1 genome includes a window with the following:
- a CDS encoding family 43 glycosylhydrolase, whose product MGIKMKSQCFNPYLPSWEYIPDGEPYVFNGRVYVYGSHDRADGWVFCLNDYVCWSAPVDDLSNWRYEGVIYKKTDDPLNTDGRMCLYAPDVTVGPDGRYYLYYVLDKVSVVSVAVCDTPAGHYRFYGYVRYPDGIRLGEREGDEPQFDPGLLTEGEVTYLYTGFCGHGDASRTGAMVTMLEPDMLTVREAPLVIVPGGCYGKGTGFEGHEFFEAPSIRKKGDTYYFIYSSIAMNELCYATSKSPTNGFEYGGVIISNCDLHIDSYKPGDKHAYPAGNNHGSIVEINDIWYIFYHRMTNGTWFSRQGCMERISIQENGIIPQVEMTSLGGNPKPLEGYGEYPAYIACNLFHTSGEDCPTITQDGGDGDTEPGYIAGITDSAVIGFKYFSFNGVKWKNRIPSVTILTRGYCNGVFEIKTSSDGACLGSISVESTNIWTVFGTEALIPEGIHALYFIYKGTGSPSLLSFVLE is encoded by the coding sequence ATGGGTATAAAAATGAAATCACAATGTTTTAATCCATATCTTCCGTCATGGGAGTATATTCCCGATGGAGAACCCTATGTATTTAACGGTAGGGTCTATGTATATGGCTCACATGACCGGGCAGACGGATGGGTTTTCTGCCTGAACGACTATGTATGCTGGTCGGCACCTGTCGATGATTTAAGTAACTGGCGGTACGAAGGGGTAATCTATAAGAAAACAGATGATCCCTTAAATACGGACGGAAGAATGTGCTTATACGCTCCGGACGTTACGGTGGGACCGGACGGTCGGTATTATCTGTATTATGTGCTGGATAAAGTATCTGTAGTGTCGGTGGCTGTATGTGATACTCCAGCCGGACATTATCGGTTTTATGGATATGTGCGTTACCCAGACGGAATCCGGCTTGGCGAGCGGGAGGGAGATGAGCCGCAGTTTGACCCTGGATTGTTAACAGAAGGAGAAGTTACCTATCTTTATACCGGATTTTGCGGACATGGCGATGCATCTCGAACGGGTGCGATGGTGACGATGCTGGAACCGGATATGCTCACTGTAAGGGAAGCGCCCTTGGTGATTGTGCCGGGCGGATGCTATGGCAAAGGCACCGGATTTGAGGGGCATGAGTTTTTTGAAGCTCCGTCCATCCGAAAAAAGGGGGATACCTATTATTTTATCTATTCCTCGATTGCCATGAACGAATTGTGTTATGCCACCAGTAAATCACCGACCAATGGGTTTGAATACGGGGGCGTCATCATAAGCAATTGTGATTTGCATATTGATTCGTATAAACCCGGAGACAAGCATGCTTATCCGGCGGGGAACAATCACGGAAGCATCGTAGAAATAAACGACATTTGGTATATCTTTTACCACAGGATGACTAACGGGACATGGTTCTCCCGACAGGGCTGTATGGAGAGGATATCGATACAAGAGAATGGTATCATTCCCCAAGTGGAAATGACATCTCTTGGGGGCAACCCTAAACCGCTTGAAGGATATGGAGAATACCCTGCCTATATTGCCTGTAACTTGTTTCATACTTCCGGAGAAGATTGTCCCACAATCACTCAGGACGGCGGAGACGGGGATACAGAGCCGGGTTACATAGCAGGTATCACTGATTCTGCTGTCATCGGCTTTAAGTATTTCTCCTTCAATGGTGTGAAATGGAAAAATAGAATTCCAAGTGTGACAATCCTGACACGAGGATATTGTAATGGTGTATTTGAAATCAAGACATCGTCGGATGGTGCGTGTCTTGGAAGTATATCGGTGGAAAGTACCAACATATGGACAGTATTTGGGACGGAGGCACTAATTCCGGAAGGGATTCATGCCTTATACTTTATTTACAAGGGTACGGGCAGTCCGAGCCTGCTTTCCTTTGTGCTGGAATAG
- a CDS encoding carbohydrate ABC transporter permease: MDRKMKVKVKKIKNRNMSAENIIFRTLNSSFLILLSVIMLYPMLNTLAVSFNDPMDTVRGGIHIWPRQFSLRNYAVVLSMHTIYNAFFMSVLKMIVNVITNLFFTTMLAYVLSRREYIFNKPITMIFVLTMYFNAGMIPNYMLMRNLNLLNTFTVYWLPSMISAFNLIVIRTYIKGLPESLVESAKIDGASEFRIFLQIITPLCTPTLATITLFVAVGSWNNWFDTFLYNPADQSLSTLQYELQKLLASALRSASSSPAGANAAASSGLNTAVTPQSLRAAITVVTALPILAVYPFLQRYFVNGLMLGGVKE, encoded by the coding sequence ATGGATAGAAAAATGAAAGTAAAAGTGAAAAAAATAAAAAATAGAAATATGTCTGCCGAGAACATTATCTTCAGAACGCTGAATTCCTCGTTTTTAATTCTGCTTTCTGTGATTATGCTCTACCCTATGCTGAATACTCTGGCTGTTTCTTTTAATGACCCGATGGATACGGTAAGGGGCGGGATTCACATATGGCCGCGTCAGTTTTCTCTCAGAAATTACGCGGTGGTCCTGAGTATGCACACGATTTATAATGCGTTTTTTATGAGTGTGCTGAAAATGATAGTCAATGTGATAACGAATCTCTTCTTTACGACCATGCTTGCTTATGTATTGAGCCGCAGGGAATACATATTTAACAAACCGATAACGATGATATTCGTGCTGACTATGTACTTCAACGCAGGTATGATACCAAACTATATGCTGATGAGGAACCTGAACCTTTTGAACACGTTCACGGTTTATTGGCTGCCTTCGATGATAAGTGCCTTTAATTTGATTGTCATACGAACCTATATAAAAGGGCTTCCCGAATCCCTTGTCGAGTCGGCAAAGATTGACGGTGCCAGCGAGTTCCGTATTTTTTTACAAATCATCACGCCCTTATGTACGCCTACTCTGGCGACCATTACGCTCTTTGTTGCGGTAGGAAGTTGGAACAATTGGTTCGATACCTTCCTATACAATCCTGCTGACCAAAGTCTGTCAACCCTGCAATACGAATTGCAGAAGCTCTTAGCCAGTGCCTTAAGGTCTGCCAGCAGCAGTCCCGCTGGGGCAAATGCAGCTGCATCGTCCGGGCTTAATACAGCCGTCACGCCCCAGTCGCTGCGGGCTGCGATTACCGTAGTAACGGCATTGCCAATTTTGGCGGTATATCCGTTTTTGCAGAGATACTTTGTGAATGGTCTGATGTTGGGTGGTGTAAAGGAGTAG
- a CDS encoding ABC transporter permease: MSVPLVLYMLFFSYYPLTGWSMAFQNYKPQIRSIWEQEWVGFANFTKLFQGLYGEQFLRSVRNTFGQSLLTLVLGTFCAIGLSLLINEVRHMGFKRIVQNISYLPHFLSWIIATGMIATALSLPSSGGIINTVLMNLNIISEPIAFLQKPEYFWWIVAFGNLWKSLGWNTIIYLAAMTAIDPSLYEAADIDGANRYQKMCWITLPSIKPTIVILLIMATGQLLQSGFELQYFLGGSVTAEMAENIDIFVLKYGIQLRDYSLATVAGIMKTGVSFVFVFAANYLAGKLGSEKLI; this comes from the coding sequence ATGAGTGTGCCCTTAGTGCTGTATATGCTATTTTTCTCTTATTATCCCCTTACCGGATGGTCAATGGCTTTTCAGAATTACAAGCCGCAAATCCGCAGTATATGGGAGCAGGAATGGGTTGGATTTGCTAATTTCACAAAGCTTTTTCAGGGTCTGTACGGGGAGCAATTCCTCAGGTCTGTCCGCAATACCTTTGGACAGAGCTTGCTGACCTTAGTATTGGGGACCTTTTGCGCGATAGGTCTTTCTCTTCTGATTAACGAAGTGCGGCACATGGGTTTTAAACGCATTGTCCAGAATATATCTTACCTGCCTCACTTTTTAAGCTGGATTATCGCTACCGGCATGATAGCGACTGCGCTGTCGCTGCCCTCCTCCGGCGGTATCATCAATACGGTACTTATGAACCTTAACATCATCAGTGAGCCGATTGCCTTTTTGCAGAAGCCGGAATATTTTTGGTGGATTGTAGCCTTTGGTAATCTGTGGAAGTCACTGGGCTGGAACACTATCATTTATCTTGCGGCCATGACGGCGATAGACCCATCGCTCTACGAGGCGGCGGATATAGACGGCGCCAACCGCTACCAGAAGATGTGCTGGATTACCCTGCCGAGTATCAAGCCCACTATCGTTATATTACTTATCATGGCAACGGGACAGTTGCTTCAATCCGGTTTTGAACTCCAATATTTCCTGGGTGGTTCGGTAACAGCAGAAATGGCGGAAAACATAGATATCTTCGTCTTGAAATACGGCATTCAGCTACGTGACTACAGTCTTGCAACAGTGGCGGGTATTATGAAAACAGGTGTCAGCTTTGTGTTTGTATTTGCTGCAAATTACTTAGCCGGAAAGCTTGGCTCAGAGAAGCTGATATAG
- a CDS encoding extracellular solute-binding protein, translating into MKNIKLKKSIALLLAMAMSVTVLAACGASNDAGVGGSSNEVSNIQQGGAENTDNSGNVDSGNGVTASNGVVFSPDDPVTISIWLVTNQALPSPDNKIAKLLKEELGVTLEYELTTPDNQEMRTGTLLAGGTYPDILAPSEIKAPLVTGGAMLRLNDYLDSGDYPLLKEHVDPYMNYLSYKGGEVEDGLYILPNYNRYYGEINGNEHYGPGFFIQKAVLEDAGYPDLSNMTIEKYFELIENYKNKYPAIDGVETVGFVIPCFPGRVWGITNPPALLAGSPNNGGVIVDESNVAKIYANSEYAYRWFKFLNEMYNKGLVDPESFTLTEDQYQAKLASGAVLGMHDQRWGFGNAVESLVASSRQERTWVPTMPTFDGNEPWYADRDVMNKQQGMGISTSCQQVEVVLGFLELMLSEKWQKILFWGIEGEDYLVDEDGLFYRTEEMRREQEDLVWMSNNRLMAFRDQLVKHQGTHSDGNPFDANGSVKEFTDTLVEYDKNFLEAYGKSTWKGFINQPPENPPYYPAWNIELSEEAEIANRQMEDLAMQYLPRAILESMENFDKVWDEYLTQLDRVNIQAYEDDINKGIQERLK; encoded by the coding sequence CTGTTACTGTTCTTGCGGCATGCGGCGCAAGTAACGATGCAGGAGTGGGAGGGAGTAGCAACGAAGTATCCAACATTCAGCAAGGAGGTGCCGAGAATACTGATAATTCAGGTAATGTGGATTCAGGTAATGGCGTAACTGCAAGCAACGGTGTTGTATTTTCACCCGATGATCCGGTAACAATTTCGATATGGCTGGTTACCAATCAGGCATTGCCCTCACCGGACAACAAGATTGCCAAGTTATTAAAGGAAGAGCTTGGCGTTACGCTGGAGTACGAATTAACCACTCCGGACAATCAGGAAATGCGTACCGGTACGTTACTTGCCGGCGGAACCTATCCTGATATTCTCGCACCTTCGGAGATTAAGGCCCCTTTGGTGACAGGCGGAGCGATGCTGCGTCTGAATGACTATCTTGATAGCGGCGACTATCCTCTACTCAAAGAGCACGTAGACCCTTATATGAATTACCTAAGCTATAAAGGCGGAGAAGTGGAGGATGGGCTGTATATTCTGCCGAACTACAACCGCTACTATGGCGAAATCAACGGCAATGAGCACTACGGTCCCGGTTTCTTTATCCAAAAGGCGGTACTTGAGGATGCCGGTTATCCCGACTTGAGTAACATGACGATAGAGAAATACTTTGAACTTATCGAAAATTACAAGAATAAATACCCGGCCATAGACGGTGTGGAGACTGTCGGTTTTGTAATCCCCTGCTTCCCCGGTCGTGTATGGGGTATTACCAACCCGCCTGCCCTGCTTGCCGGCAGCCCTAACAACGGCGGTGTTATCGTTGATGAGAGTAATGTCGCAAAGATTTATGCAAATTCCGAGTATGCTTACAGATGGTTCAAGTTCCTCAACGAGATGTATAACAAAGGTCTTGTGGATCCGGAGTCTTTTACTCTGACCGAAGACCAGTATCAGGCGAAGCTTGCCAGCGGTGCTGTTTTGGGCATGCATGACCAGCGCTGGGGCTTTGGCAACGCGGTTGAGTCACTGGTTGCATCCAGCAGACAGGAGCGCACTTGGGTTCCTACCATGCCTACCTTCGATGGCAATGAGCCGTGGTATGCAGACCGCGATGTTATGAACAAACAGCAGGGTATGGGGATTTCTACCTCCTGCCAGCAAGTGGAAGTAGTTCTGGGATTCTTGGAATTGATGCTTAGTGAGAAATGGCAGAAGATTCTCTTCTGGGGTATTGAAGGCGAAGATTATCTGGTAGACGAAGACGGTCTGTTCTACCGCACCGAAGAGATGCGCAGGGAACAGGAAGACCTTGTTTGGATGAGCAATAACCGTCTCATGGCTTTCCGTGACCAGCTTGTAAAGCATCAGGGTACACACTCTGACGGCAATCCATTTGATGCCAATGGTTCTGTAAAAGAGTTTACCGATACGCTTGTGGAATATGATAAAAACTTCCTTGAGGCTTATGGTAAATCAACCTGGAAAGGATTTATCAACCAGCCGCCTGAGAATCCGCCGTATTATCCTGCTTGGAATATTGAACTGTCGGAAGAAGCAGAAATTGCCAACAGACAGATGGAAGACCTTGCAATGCAATATTTGCCAAGAGCCATTCTTGAATCTATGGAGAATTTTGACAAGGTTTGGGATGAATATCTCACACAGCTTGACAGAGTGAATATTCAGGCTTATGAAGATGATATCAACAAAGGCATACAGGAACGCCTTAAATAA